From Vibrio artabrorum, a single genomic window includes:
- the hflC gene encoding protease modulator HflC — protein sequence MRKLMIPVLVVVLALMLMSVFVIHEGERGIVIRFGRVLKDSNEISRIHEPGLHFKLPLFDRVKTLDARIQTMDGRSDRFVTSEKKDVIIDSYVKWRIKDFGQYYLATGGGNSLTAQALLERKVTDVLRSEIGSREIKQIVSGPRNKDVLPEADDADVVTTEAAKEALEVDGQRDKIMENVLSDTRESALKDLGVEVVDFRMKKINLPDNISDSIYKRMRAERESVARKHRSQGREKAEIIRAQAELEVATVLAEADRTARVTRGDADAKAAKIYSDAFSKDPEFYSFMRSLQAYETSFSDKSDILVLDPKTDFFQYMNQANGAPAK from the coding sequence ATGCGTAAGTTAATGATCCCTGTATTGGTTGTTGTGTTGGCTTTAATGTTAATGTCAGTGTTTGTGATTCATGAAGGCGAGCGCGGTATCGTGATTCGTTTTGGCCGTGTATTGAAAGATAGCAATGAGATCTCTCGTATCCATGAGCCTGGTTTGCATTTTAAGCTGCCACTGTTTGACCGAGTGAAAACTCTGGACGCTCGTATCCAAACAATGGACGGCCGTTCTGACCGCTTTGTAACGTCTGAGAAAAAAGACGTTATCATCGATTCTTACGTTAAATGGCGTATCAAAGACTTCGGTCAATATTACTTAGCAACCGGTGGTGGTAACTCTCTGACGGCTCAGGCGCTTCTTGAGCGCAAAGTCACGGATGTATTACGTTCTGAAATCGGTTCTCGTGAAATCAAGCAGATCGTTTCTGGTCCACGTAATAAAGATGTATTACCGGAAGCTGACGATGCTGACGTAGTGACAACTGAAGCGGCTAAAGAAGCGTTAGAAGTTGATGGTCAGCGCGATAAGATCATGGAAAACGTCTTGTCTGATACTCGTGAGAGTGCATTGAAAGATCTGGGTGTTGAAGTGGTTGACTTCCGTATGAAGAAAATCAACCTTCCAGACAACATCAGTGACTCAATCTACAAGCGTATGCGTGCAGAGCGTGAGTCGGTTGCTCGTAAACACCGTTCTCAAGGTCGTGAAAAAGCGGAAATCATCCGCGCTCAAGCTGAGCTAGAAGTGGCAACAGTTCTTGCTGAAGCTGACCGTACTGCTCGAGTGACTCGTGGTGATGCTGATGCAAAAGCGGCGAAGATCTACTCTGATGCTTTCAGTAAAGATCCTGAGTTCTACAGTTTCATGCGTTCGCTGCAAGCTTATGAAACATCATTTAGCGATAAGAGCGACATTCTGGTATTGGATCCGAAGACAGACTTCTTCCAATACATGAACCAAGCAAATGGTGCTCCAGCAAAATAA
- a CDS encoding DUF2065 domain-containing protein yields MSHSIWLAIGLVLIVEGLGPLLAPNGWRNMVAQLSQQPDTQLRRIGGCLVVAGAVIAFMTYH; encoded by the coding sequence ATGTCTCATTCAATTTGGCTTGCCATTGGCCTCGTTCTTATCGTTGAAGGGCTCGGTCCCTTACTTGCGCCAAACGGCTGGAGAAATATGGTCGCACAGCTCAGTCAACAGCCAGACACTCAACTGCGCCGTATTGGAGGTTGTCTTGTTGTCGCTGGAGCAGTTATCGCTTTTATGACTTATCACTAG
- a CDS encoding adenylosuccinate synthase, protein MGNNVVVLGTQWGDEGKGKIVDLLTEDAKYVVRYQGGHNAGHTLVIGGEKTVLHLIPSGILRDNVKCVIGNGVVLSPDALLKEMKPLEDRGIPVRERLFISEACPLILPYHIAIDNAREVARGAKAIGTTGRGIGPAYEDKVARRGLRVGDLFDKEAFAEKLKVVMEFHNFQLEHFYKAETVSYEEVLEQAMGYADMLTAMVIDVTDELDAARKRGDKIMFEGAQGTLLDIDHGTYPYVTSSNTTAGGVAAGSGFGPRHIGYILGITKAYCTRVGSGPFPTELYDGLEKQDPVGKHLGEVGHEFGATTGRLRRTGWFDAVAMRRAIQINSLSGICLTKLDVLDGLEELKICTGYKMKDGSILEVSPMAAESFEEATPIYETMPGWSENTFGAKTIDGLPKAALDYIKRIEDLTGVPIDIISTGPDRNETIIKVHPYGV, encoded by the coding sequence ATGGGAAATAACGTAGTTGTTCTGGGCACCCAATGGGGTGACGAAGGGAAAGGTAAAATCGTTGACCTTTTAACTGAAGATGCAAAATACGTGGTTCGCTACCAAGGCGGTCACAATGCAGGTCATACACTTGTAATTGGCGGTGAAAAAACCGTTCTTCACTTAATTCCATCAGGTATCCTACGCGATAACGTTAAATGTGTTATCGGTAACGGTGTAGTATTATCGCCTGACGCACTTCTTAAAGAAATGAAACCTCTTGAAGATCGCGGTATTCCAGTACGTGAACGTCTTTTCATCTCTGAAGCTTGTCCTCTAATTCTTCCGTACCACATTGCAATCGACAACGCGCGTGAAGTCGCTCGTGGCGCTAAAGCTATCGGTACAACGGGTCGTGGTATCGGTCCAGCTTACGAAGATAAAGTTGCTCGTCGCGGTCTACGTGTTGGCGACCTTTTCGATAAAGAAGCCTTTGCTGAGAAGCTAAAAGTCGTGATGGAGTTCCACAACTTCCAACTAGAGCACTTCTATAAAGCTGAAACAGTAAGCTACGAAGAAGTACTTGAGCAAGCGATGGGCTACGCAGACATGTTAACTGCGATGGTTATCGACGTAACAGACGAACTAGACGCAGCACGCAAGCGCGGCGACAAAATCATGTTCGAAGGTGCTCAAGGTACGCTACTTGATATCGACCACGGTACTTACCCATACGTAACGTCTTCTAATACAACGGCTGGTGGTGTTGCTGCTGGTTCGGGTTTCGGTCCTCGTCACATCGGCTATATCCTTGGTATCACTAAGGCTTACTGTACTCGTGTTGGTTCAGGTCCATTCCCAACTGAGCTATACGATGGCCTTGAGAAGCAAGATCCAGTCGGTAAGCACCTAGGTGAAGTTGGCCACGAATTTGGCGCAACAACCGGTCGTCTACGTCGTACTGGTTGGTTCGATGCTGTCGCTATGCGCCGCGCAATCCAAATCAACTCTCTATCTGGTATCTGTCTAACTAAATTAGACGTTCTAGATGGCCTAGAAGAACTAAAAATCTGTACTGGTTACAAGATGAAAGACGGTTCTATTCTAGAGGTTTCTCCAATGGCTGCTGAGTCGTTCGAAGAAGCAACACCAATCTACGAAACAATGCCAGGTTGGAGTGAAAATACATTTGGTGCTAAGACCATTGATGGGCTTCCAAAAGCCGCTCTTGACTACATCAAGCGTATTGAAGATCTGACAGGTGTTCCAATTGATATTATATCAACGGGCCCTGATCGTAATGAAACGATCATCAAGGTTCACCCATACGGCGTGTAA
- the motX gene encoding flagellar protein MotX: MKLQIVAASLIMALISPLSHANLTDVGDPVPIYTEAELIKLIENNQHLERVKADQCQLVEDIVARATRINLPSYEFLYGDMLAWGVCVPQDVELGLYYMESAAHQGLPAALEQLGRYYSRGTLVQQDKERAIPYLREAAAMGNLNASIHLAELLLHDYGSPLDYEDAYRWLYNSVTADQRQHKRIAMLRSGLEQRMPDNIIARAKRRDVFW; this comes from the coding sequence ATGAAGCTACAAATTGTGGCAGCTTCATTGATAATGGCGCTGATCTCACCCTTGAGTCATGCAAATTTGACTGATGTGGGAGACCCCGTTCCAATATATACAGAAGCTGAGCTGATTAAGTTAATTGAAAATAATCAACACCTTGAACGTGTAAAAGCTGATCAATGTCAGCTAGTAGAAGATATTGTTGCGCGTGCAACACGTATTAATTTGCCTTCTTATGAGTTTTTATACGGAGACATGTTGGCGTGGGGCGTGTGTGTGCCACAAGATGTAGAGCTAGGCCTTTACTACATGGAGAGTGCCGCACATCAAGGTTTACCCGCGGCACTAGAGCAGTTAGGGCGTTATTACTCTCGTGGTACCTTGGTTCAGCAAGACAAAGAGCGCGCGATTCCTTATCTACGTGAGGCGGCTGCTATGGGGAATCTGAATGCCAGTATCCACTTAGCGGAACTTTTGCTGCATGATTATGGTAGCCCATTGGATTATGAAGATGCCTATCGCTGGTTGTATAACTCAGTAACGGCGGATCAAAGACAGCATAAACGCATCGCTATGCTTAGAAGCGGTTTAGAGCAGAGAATGCCAGACAATATTATTGCGCGAGCAAAACGCCGAGACGTATTCTGGTAA
- a CDS encoding amidohydrolase, producing MKLKRTLMASAIASLTLFPFASSAMEKADLMITDAMVLTMNQDKTVYEHGTVVVKDNKIIAVGDASLEKQYQAKQVLDVDGDIVMPGLINTHTHVSMTVFRSLADDVPDRLHRYIFPLEKKLVSRDMVRIGANLGNVEMVKGGVTTYADMYYFEDEVAKTVDKIGMRAILGETVIKFPVADAANAEEGIKYALNFIDEYKDHPRITPAFAPHAPYTNTTEVLQKISKLSLDLDVPVMIHLAESHREKEKIAERSGGLSPVQYMDSIGALNKNLIGAHMILVDDHDIELVKKSDMGVAHNMSANIKSAKGVSPALKMYDENVRIGLGTDGPMSGNTLSTIDEFNQVAKVHKLVNKDRAAMPPIKVIDMATMGAAKALHMEDKIGSLETGKLADIIVIDTKAPNMIPIYNPYSALVYSANSGNVRHTIVDGKLIMQDRNMLTVDENKIRQEALDFTNIVRETVIKSGEVVQ from the coding sequence ATGAAACTAAAACGTACCCTTATGGCTTCAGCCATAGCAAGCCTCACTCTCTTTCCTTTTGCGAGTTCTGCAATGGAAAAAGCGGACTTAATGATTACCGATGCGATGGTTCTTACTATGAACCAAGACAAAACGGTTTATGAGCACGGAACGGTTGTCGTGAAAGACAATAAAATTATTGCCGTGGGTGACGCTTCATTAGAGAAACAGTACCAAGCAAAGCAAGTGTTAGATGTGGATGGCGATATCGTGATGCCCGGTCTCATTAATACTCATACTCACGTATCAATGACGGTTTTCCGTTCGTTGGCCGATGATGTGCCCGATCGCCTTCACCGCTACATCTTCCCATTAGAGAAAAAACTGGTGTCCCGAGACATGGTGCGCATTGGTGCTAACCTAGGGAACGTCGAAATGGTGAAAGGCGGTGTGACGACTTACGCCGATATGTACTACTTTGAAGATGAAGTCGCGAAAACCGTCGATAAAATCGGCATGCGTGCCATCCTCGGCGAAACGGTGATTAAGTTCCCAGTCGCCGATGCTGCGAACGCAGAAGAAGGCATCAAATACGCGTTGAACTTCATTGATGAATACAAAGATCACCCGCGCATCACACCCGCTTTTGCTCCACATGCACCTTACACGAATACCACAGAGGTTCTGCAAAAAATCTCTAAACTGTCTTTAGATTTAGATGTTCCGGTCATGATTCACCTCGCCGAATCACACCGTGAAAAAGAGAAAATCGCCGAGCGTTCAGGAGGGTTATCTCCTGTTCAGTACATGGATAGCATCGGTGCACTGAATAAGAACCTTATTGGTGCACACATGATCCTAGTGGATGATCATGATATCGAACTGGTGAAGAAATCAGATATGGGCGTTGCTCATAACATGAGTGCCAACATCAAGTCAGCAAAAGGCGTATCACCAGCACTTAAGATGTATGACGAAAATGTACGTATTGGTTTAGGGACCGATGGACCAATGTCGGGCAACACGCTGAGCACCATCGATGAGTTCAACCAAGTGGCTAAGGTTCATAAGTTAGTCAACAAAGATCGAGCAGCAATGCCTCCAATCAAAGTGATCGATATGGCAACCATGGGCGCGGCAAAAGCACTGCACATGGAAGATAAGATCGGCTCTCTTGAGACGGGTAAGCTCGCCGATATCATCGTGATCGATACTAAAGCTCCCAATATGATTCCAATATATAACCCATACTCAGCATTAGTCTACTCGGCTAACTCGGGTAATGTTCGCCATACGATTGTTGACGGTAAGCTCATCATGCAAGACCGCAACATGTTAACCGTCGATGAAAACAAGATTCGTCAAGAAGCGCTCGATTTTACTAACATTGTTCGTGAAACGGTCATTAAGTCTGGTGAAGTTGTTCAATAA
- the rnr gene encoding ribonuclease R has product MSKNTPMPENTTTTVDPFADRESKNYENPVPSREFIISFLTEANIPMNRNDLFEALGLTGEDQYEGLRRRLRAMERDGQLIFTRRQCYALPEKMELIKGYVIGHKDGHGWVRPDGSVGKDNDIVLPHHQMKTIMHGDYVLVQPTDNSKRGRREGRLVRVLEERTTPLVGRFFLEYGHSYVVADDSRISHDIQIPTEHKGGARMGNVVVVEITDRGGRSRNMMGKVTEVLGENMAPGMETQIAIRTHQIPQEWPEAVDKQIENLGEDVPEEAKEGRVDLRKLPLVTIDGEDARDFDDAVYCEAKKGGGWRLWVAIADVSYYVRPDTALDKEAINRGNSVYFPSQVVPMLPEVLSNGLCSLNPQVDRLCMVCEMTISDKGKLSGYKHYEAVMNSHARLTYNKVGAILDGNEELRERYEPEVPHLEELHKMYKVLKKTRDERGAIEFETVETKFIFNADRKIDRIEPVIRNDAHKIIEECMILANIASASYVEKAKEPALYRVHETPGEERLMGFKSFLSELGLTLEGGLSPSPVDYAQLMQQINEREDRELIQTMLLRSMKQAVYNADNAGHFGLALKRYAHFTSPIRRYPDLLLHRAIKYLIAKEGGRNSERWTPTGGYHYTFDDMDFYGEQCSMTERRADDATREVNDWLKCEYMQDHVGEVMDGVIANVTGFGFFVRLTELHIDGLVHISALANDYYQFDAVGQRLVGESSGNVYRLGDSVKVKVSAVNLETRQIDFDLEDTDRQPRGKGKTAKKRAAEAMKKAKSKKRSAVKSHQPGVAAKPLVEPTKRPDGSSESSAKKKKPANKTGAAKARAKKKRSASRKPKADKS; this is encoded by the coding sequence ATGTCAAAAAACACACCGATGCCAGAAAATACGACAACCACTGTTGATCCTTTTGCTGACCGAGAGTCGAAAAACTACGAAAACCCAGTCCCAAGCCGAGAGTTCATTATTTCGTTTCTAACAGAGGCGAATATTCCGATGAACCGCAACGATCTATTCGAAGCTTTGGGTTTGACTGGAGAGGATCAATATGAAGGGCTACGCCGCCGTTTACGTGCAATGGAGCGTGATGGGCAGCTTATCTTTACCCGTCGTCAGTGCTACGCATTGCCTGAGAAGATGGAGCTGATCAAAGGCTATGTAATTGGTCATAAAGACGGTCATGGCTGGGTACGCCCAGACGGCAGTGTCGGTAAAGACAACGACATCGTGCTGCCGCACCATCAGATGAAAACCATCATGCACGGTGATTACGTATTGGTTCAGCCGACTGACAACAGTAAGCGTGGTCGTCGTGAGGGGCGCTTGGTTCGTGTGCTTGAAGAGCGCACAACACCACTTGTTGGTCGCTTCTTCTTAGAGTACGGCCATTCTTATGTTGTGGCTGATGATTCGCGTATCAGTCATGATATTCAGATCCCAACAGAGCATAAAGGCGGTGCTCGAATGGGTAATGTGGTTGTGGTTGAAATTACGGATCGCGGTGGTCGCTCTCGAAACATGATGGGTAAAGTCACCGAAGTGCTTGGTGAAAACATGGCGCCGGGTATGGAAACGCAGATCGCGATCCGTACTCACCAGATCCCACAAGAGTGGCCTGAAGCGGTAGATAAGCAAATCGAAAACCTCGGTGAGGATGTTCCTGAAGAAGCAAAAGAAGGACGTGTTGATCTGCGTAAGCTGCCATTGGTTACCATTGATGGTGAAGATGCGCGTGACTTCGATGATGCGGTTTACTGTGAAGCGAAGAAAGGCGGCGGCTGGCGTCTATGGGTGGCGATTGCTGACGTAAGTTACTACGTTCGCCCAGATACGGCGCTAGACAAAGAAGCGATTAACCGAGGTAACTCGGTATACTTCCCATCACAAGTCGTGCCAATGCTGCCAGAAGTACTTTCTAACGGCCTATGTTCGTTGAACCCTCAAGTCGACCGTTTATGTATGGTGTGTGAGATGACTATCTCAGACAAAGGTAAGCTGTCGGGTTACAAGCACTACGAAGCAGTAATGAACTCTCATGCTCGTCTTACTTATAACAAAGTAGGCGCGATCTTAGATGGCAATGAAGAACTTCGTGAGCGTTACGAGCCAGAAGTACCGCATCTTGAAGAACTGCACAAAATGTACAAAGTTCTTAAGAAAACGCGTGATGAGCGTGGCGCGATTGAGTTTGAAACGGTAGAAACCAAATTTATCTTCAATGCGGATCGTAAGATTGACCGTATTGAACCGGTCATCCGTAACGATGCACACAAGATCATCGAAGAGTGTATGATTTTGGCGAACATCGCATCGGCATCTTACGTCGAGAAAGCGAAAGAGCCTGCTCTGTACCGTGTTCACGAAACTCCGGGCGAAGAGCGCTTAATGGGCTTCAAGAGCTTCTTAAGTGAATTAGGTTTAACGCTGGAAGGTGGTCTGTCGCCATCACCAGTAGACTATGCACAATTGATGCAACAGATTAACGAACGTGAAGACCGTGAATTAATCCAAACCATGCTACTTCGCTCAATGAAGCAAGCAGTCTACAACGCGGATAACGCGGGTCACTTTGGCTTAGCCCTTAAACGCTATGCTCACTTTACCTCGCCGATTCGTCGTTACCCTGACTTGCTACTGCACCGTGCGATTAAGTACCTCATTGCGAAAGAAGGTGGCCGTAACAGCGAACGTTGGACGCCAACCGGTGGTTACCACTACACTTTCGATGATATGGACTTCTACGGCGAGCAGTGTTCAATGACTGAGCGTCGTGCTGATGACGCAACGCGTGAAGTCAACGACTGGTTGAAGTGTGAATACATGCAAGACCATGTTGGCGAAGTGATGGATGGCGTGATTGCCAACGTGACTGGCTTCGGCTTCTTTGTTCGTCTCACTGAGCTGCACATTGATGGCTTGGTACATATCTCAGCGCTAGCGAATGATTACTACCAATTTGATGCTGTTGGTCAGCGTCTAGTAGGTGAAAGCTCTGGTAATGTCTACCGCTTGGGGGATTCAGTTAAAGTGAAGGTTTCGGCGGTTAATTTAGAAACTCGCCAAATTGACTTTGACTTAGAAGACACCGATCGTCAGCCGCGAGGTAAAGGTAAAACAGCCAAAAAGCGTGCAGCCGAAGCGATGAAAAAAGCCAAAAGTAAGAAGCGCTCCGCGGTTAAAAGTCATCAACCGGGCGTTGCGGCTAAGCCTTTAGTCGAGCCGACTAAGCGACCAGATGGAAGCAGCGAAAGCTCGGCTAAAAAGAAAAAGCCCGCGAATAAAACCGGTGCAGCGAAAGCTCGCGCCAAGAAAAAACGCTCGGCAAGCCGGAAACCAAAGGCTGATAAGTCTTAA
- the rlmB gene encoding 23S rRNA (guanosine(2251)-2'-O)-methyltransferase RlmB → MSNEFIYGIHAVKAVLEKDPARFIEAYVLKGRQDDRLLPLLNQLQQFGVSIQQMGRKPLDEKAQGANHQGIIAKVKPAKQLNETHLDDILAQHEQPLLLVLDGVTDPHNLGACLRNADAAGVAAVIVPKDRSSPLTATVSKVACGAAETVPLVRVTNLARTMRALQEQGVWFVGTAGEATHDIYQAKLTGPLAIVMGAEGDGMRRLTRETCDDLIKIPMAGSVSSLNVSVASGICLFEAVRQRLA, encoded by the coding sequence ATGAGTAACGAATTTATTTACGGTATTCACGCGGTGAAAGCCGTACTAGAAAAAGATCCAGCACGTTTTATCGAAGCGTATGTACTGAAAGGTCGTCAAGACGATCGTCTTCTACCATTATTGAATCAATTGCAGCAATTTGGTGTGTCGATTCAACAAATGGGCCGTAAGCCGCTGGATGAAAAAGCACAAGGTGCCAATCATCAAGGTATTATCGCTAAAGTGAAGCCTGCGAAGCAGCTTAACGAAACGCATCTCGACGATATATTAGCGCAACACGAACAGCCTTTGCTGTTGGTTCTAGACGGCGTAACAGACCCTCACAACCTAGGTGCTTGCCTACGCAACGCAGATGCCGCAGGTGTGGCTGCGGTTATCGTACCGAAAGACCGCTCTTCGCCGTTAACCGCAACGGTCAGTAAGGTCGCGTGTGGTGCTGCTGAAACGGTTCCTCTTGTACGTGTAACCAACCTAGCTCGCACAATGCGTGCACTGCAAGAGCAGGGCGTATGGTTTGTGGGTACGGCAGGTGAAGCCACCCATGATATCTACCAAGCGAAGCTAACCGGTCCTCTGGCGATTGTGATGGGGGCTGAAGGTGACGGTATGCGTCGTCTAACGCGTGAGACTTGTGATGACCTGATCAAGATCCCAATGGCTGGTAGTGTGTCAAGCTTGAATGTTTCTGTAGCATCAGGTATTTGCTTATTCGAAGCCGTAAGACAGCGTTTAGCTTAA
- the rpsF gene encoding 30S ribosomal protein S6, producing the protein MRHYEIVFMVHPDQSEQVAGMIERYTGSITEAGGTIHRLEDWGRRQMAYPINKLHKAHYVLMNVEAGQEVMDELETAFRFNDAVLRNMIMRTKGAVTEQSIMLKQKEERAERAPRRDDREERAPRREEEAKPEAAAE; encoded by the coding sequence ATGCGTCATTATGAAATCGTATTCATGGTTCACCCTGATCAAAGCGAGCAAGTTGCTGGCATGATCGAGCGTTACACTGGTTCAATCACTGAAGCTGGTGGTACTATCCACCGTCTAGAAGACTGGGGCCGCCGTCAAATGGCTTACCCAATCAACAAACTTCACAAAGCTCACTACGTTCTTATGAACGTTGAAGCTGGCCAAGAAGTGATGGACGAGCTAGAAACTGCTTTCCGTTTTAACGATGCAGTTCTACGTAACATGATCATGCGCACTAAAGGCGCGGTGACTGAGCAATCTATCATGCTTAAGCAAAAAGAAGAGCGTGCAGAGCGTGCTCCTCGTCGTGATGACCGTGAAGAACGTGCACCACGTCGTGAAGAAGAAGCTAAGCCAGAAGCTGCTGCTGAGTAA
- the rpsR gene encoding 30S ribosomal protein S18: protein MARFFRRRKFCRFTAEGVQEIDYKDVATLKNYITEAGKIVPSRITGTSAKYQRQLARAIKRSRYLALLPYTDKHQ from the coding sequence ATGGCTCGTTTCTTCCGTCGTCGTAAATTCTGCCGTTTTACTGCAGAAGGCGTACAAGAGATTGACTACAAAGACGTAGCAACTCTAAAAAACTACATCACTGAAGCTGGTAAAATTGTACCTAGCCGTATCACTGGTACAAGTGCTAAATACCAACGTCAGCTAGCTCGCGCTATCAAGCGTTCTCGTTACCTAGCACTACTGCCGTACACTGATAAACATCAGTAA
- the rplI gene encoding 50S ribosomal protein L9 has product MQVILLDKIGNLGGLGDQVNVKSGYARNFLIPQGKAVMATKDNVAMFETRRAELEAKVAEQLAAAEARAESVNTLEGVTIASKAGDEGKLFGSIGTRDIADAITAAGVAVAKSEVRLPEGALRNIGEFEVSIQLHSEVFATAKIAIVAAE; this is encoded by the coding sequence ATGCAAGTTATTCTACTTGATAAGATCGGTAACCTAGGTGGCCTTGGCGACCAAGTAAACGTTAAATCTGGTTACGCTCGTAACTTCCTTATCCCACAGGGTAAAGCAGTTATGGCAACTAAAGACAACGTTGCTATGTTCGAAACTCGTCGTGCTGAATTAGAAGCTAAAGTTGCTGAGCAACTAGCGGCTGCTGAAGCTCGTGCAGAGAGCGTTAACACTCTAGAAGGCGTTACAATCGCTTCTAAAGCTGGTGACGAAGGTAAACTATTCGGTTCTATCGGTACTCGTGACATCGCTGACGCTATTACAGCGGCAGGTGTTGCAGTAGCTAAGAGCGAAGTACGCCTACCTGAAGGCGCTCTACGTAACATCGGCGAATTCGAAGTAAGCATCCAACTTCACTCTGAAGTTTTTGCTACTGCGAAAATCGCTATCGTTGCAGCTGAGTAA
- a CDS encoding DUF481 domain-containing protein: MSKLLALSIGLLSSPLALAEDAKASVDAILDSITLPPVEVEPTVVASTSENKEMASAPADIELPNPLKTEIEFGYQSHTGNSDSRSLNARLNGEYTTGRHRTSAEWKYYNLYKDGEEDKRQSTYSAQSDYKLSPKTYLYGSFKGVESRYSAYFKDYTVSSGLGYQFSNTDKFVLEVELGPGFRYQVPNLDEIDDDDIIFPEIVEEAIFRGNMNASWHVLKNLQFKVEMTLVSGHSNRKLDTELEAINDITENIALKIAHSRLYHDKVPNGLSKQDSVLSVNLLFQF; this comes from the coding sequence GTGTCCAAGTTATTGGCTCTGAGCATTGGTCTCCTTAGCTCTCCTTTGGCGTTAGCTGAAGATGCTAAAGCCTCTGTTGATGCCATCCTCGACTCTATAACATTACCCCCCGTCGAAGTTGAGCCTACTGTCGTTGCCTCCACCTCTGAAAACAAAGAGATGGCGAGCGCACCGGCAGATATTGAATTGCCCAACCCGCTAAAGACTGAAATCGAATTTGGATATCAGTCGCATACGGGTAATTCAGACTCTCGCTCACTGAATGCGCGTCTAAATGGTGAATATACGACGGGTCGTCACAGAACCAGCGCTGAATGGAAATACTACAATCTCTATAAAGATGGTGAAGAAGACAAAAGGCAATCAACCTACTCCGCTCAGAGTGACTATAAGTTAAGCCCAAAAACCTATCTCTACGGCAGCTTCAAAGGTGTCGAGTCACGTTATAGCGCCTACTTTAAGGATTATACCGTTTCGAGTGGGTTGGGTTATCAGTTTTCTAATACCGATAAATTTGTGTTGGAAGTCGAACTGGGGCCAGGTTTTCGCTATCAAGTCCCCAACCTCGATGAGATAGACGACGATGACATTATTTTTCCTGAGATTGTTGAAGAAGCGATTTTTCGGGGCAATATGAATGCATCATGGCATGTGTTGAAGAACTTGCAGTTCAAAGTGGAGATGACATTAGTCTCTGGTCATAGCAATCGAAAGCTTGATACCGAGTTAGAAGCGATCAACGATATTACTGAAAACATTGCGCTAAAGATTGCTCACTCGCGTCTATACCATGACAAAGTGCCGAACGGATTAAGCAAACAAGACTCCGTGCTGTCTGTTAATCTACTCTTCCAATTCTAA